One segment of Leptospirillum ferrooxidans C2-3 DNA contains the following:
- the fliN gene encoding flagellar motor switch protein FliN, with protein MSDEEIDQEALAAAWEADLTKNDAPEPEISRADMGKTTESPENIDFLLDVALTISVQVGTAKMLIKDLLQLGQGSVVELEKLAGEPMEILVNDKLIARGEVVMVNDKYGVRLTDIVSPVERVRSL; from the coding sequence ATGTCTGATGAAGAGATCGATCAGGAAGCTCTTGCCGCGGCGTGGGAAGCGGATCTGACCAAAAATGATGCTCCGGAGCCGGAAATCAGTCGAGCCGATATGGGCAAAACAACAGAATCTCCTGAAAATATTGATTTTCTTCTGGATGTTGCCCTGACCATTTCTGTTCAGGTGGGAACGGCAAAGATGTTGATCAAGGATCTTTTGCAGCTGGGACAGGGATCGGTCGTCGAGCTTGAGAAGCTTGCCGGAGAGCCCATGGAGATTCTTGTCAATGACAAGCTTATCGCCCGTGGAGAGGTCGTTATGGTCAATGACAAATATGGTGTCCGGCTGACCGATATCGTCAGTCCTGTGGAGCGGGTGAGAAGTCTGTGA
- a CDS encoding flagellar biosynthetic protein FliO, which translates to MINHVHAHAPSMMMMGVRLFASFFFVLLLFLGAVALIRYLQRRAPSLRRENRDSIEVLTSCTLAPKTTLSVVSVKGEQFLIGVTPTSVNLLSRLGGGESGQGVAGIPVQAEKRISPDRSEEPEFSKGDNKSFDHLLKETASRLKEGRESSSNGRRWSV; encoded by the coding sequence ATGATCAATCACGTTCATGCACACGCTCCCTCGATGATGATGATGGGGGTTCGCCTTTTTGCCTCTTTCTTTTTTGTCCTGCTTCTTTTTTTGGGAGCGGTGGCGCTCATCCGTTATCTTCAGCGAAGGGCCCCTTCTCTCAGGAGGGAAAACAGGGATTCGATCGAGGTCCTGACAAGTTGCACTCTGGCGCCAAAGACGACCCTTTCGGTGGTTTCGGTCAAAGGAGAACAGTTTTTGATCGGAGTGACCCCGACTTCTGTCAATTTGCTTTCAAGACTTGGTGGAGGAGAAAGTGGCCAGGGTGTGGCCGGTATCCCGGTCCAAGCCGAAAAAAGGATCTCGCCTGACCGTTCTGAGGAGCCGGAATTTTCAAAAGGGGATAATAAAAGCTTCGATCATCTTCTCAAGGAAACGGCAAGCCGGCTGAAAGAAGGACGGGAATCTTCCTCCAATGGAAGAAGGTGGAGTGTCTGA
- the fliP gene encoding flagellar type III secretion system pore protein FliP (The bacterial flagellar biogenesis protein FliP forms a type III secretion system (T3SS)-type pore required for flagellar assembly.): MLFRPLIRRFSFLVLFLSVLSVWTALPDMAWGSNLSVAPVAQLPELSLKFGSDNGQPSQVAMTVELLLMLTVLSLAPSILIMMTSFTRIIVVLSFLRQAMGTAQVPPNQVMIGLSLFLTFFIMAPVYKTMDDTAITPYLEKRMAPDVALTEAMKPVRNFMMKQVRKKDLALFMKIGHLPEKVKSPDDIPTYVLIPAFVISELSTAFEMGFMIYLPFLILDMVVSSVLMSMGMMMLPPTVVSMPFKILLFVLVDGWSLVVGSLVQSFH, translated from the coding sequence ATGCTGTTTCGACCTCTGATTCGCCGGTTCTCTTTTCTGGTTTTGTTTCTGTCTGTCCTTTCGGTATGGACCGCCCTCCCGGATATGGCATGGGGAAGCAATCTGTCCGTTGCTCCGGTTGCCCAGCTTCCGGAGCTTTCCCTCAAGTTCGGCTCTGACAATGGCCAGCCAAGCCAGGTGGCAATGACCGTTGAGCTTCTGCTCATGCTGACGGTCCTTTCCCTGGCCCCTTCCATTTTGATCATGATGACTTCCTTTACGAGAATTATCGTTGTCCTCTCCTTTCTTCGCCAGGCGATGGGAACAGCACAGGTGCCTCCGAATCAGGTGATGATCGGACTGTCTCTTTTCCTGACCTTCTTTATCATGGCTCCGGTCTATAAAACAATGGATGATACCGCCATTACTCCCTACCTTGAGAAAAGGATGGCTCCGGATGTGGCGTTGACCGAGGCGATGAAACCGGTCCGGAATTTCATGATGAAGCAGGTCCGCAAGAAAGATCTGGCGCTCTTCATGAAGATCGGACATCTTCCGGAGAAGGTCAAAAGTCCTGACGATATTCCAACGTATGTGCTGATTCCCGCATTTGTGATCTCCGAGCTGTCGACCGCTTTTGAAATGGGTTTCATGATCTATCTTCCATTTTTGATACTGGATATGGTGGTCTCCTCGGTCTTGATGTCGATGGGAATGATGATGCTTCCTCCCACTGTTGTCTCCATGCCTTTCAAGATTCTTCTGTTTGTTCTGGTGGATGGCTGGTCCCTGGTTGTCGGGTCTCTTGTGCAAAGCTTTCACTAG
- the fliQ gene encoding flagellar biosynthesis protein FliQ: protein MMDPQTAIDLTHDALKMAMVLTFPILIVSLVIGIVVSLFQAVTQINETTLSFLPKVAGVVGVLLILMPWMVRQLLDYTQDLFGRLPGITQ, encoded by the coding sequence ATGATGGATCCGCAAACGGCGATTGACCTGACACACGATGCACTGAAAATGGCCATGGTGCTGACATTCCCCATCCTGATCGTGAGCCTTGTCATCGGTATTGTGGTCAGTCTGTTTCAGGCAGTGACCCAGATTAACGAAACGACTCTTTCCTTTTTGCCGAAGGTGGCAGGAGTGGTTGGAGTGCTGCTGATCCTGATGCCTTGGATGGTCCGTCAACTTCTTGACTATACGCAAGATCTTTTTGGACGTCTTCCGGGGATTACCCAGTGA
- a CDS encoding flagellar biosynthetic protein FliR yields the protein MNLLQTLAGWNPRDPVTFMLILSRVSGMVVSMPILSSRAIPVKIKALVSMALAFLMFPLVRRDMTPYQGAFSSWLIGLFSEFATGIAIGFSAYLIFSAVALAGEMAGVQVGFGIVDVINPLGLAEVPLLGTFQNSVAFLVFLATNAQYAMIWGLAESFRWVPLGGGNFGPFFFEGYLSLFGRFVELGFVLASPFLVGGIVLNLVMGFLSKMMPQLNLLTLGFPLLLLGGLVLFMASLPFFGSVVEHAFSRMESNLPDLLKLLGSHG from the coding sequence GTGAATCTTCTTCAGACGCTCGCGGGATGGAATCCCCGGGATCCGGTGACGTTCATGCTGATCCTGTCACGGGTTTCAGGAATGGTTGTCAGCATGCCGATCCTTTCTTCCAGAGCCATTCCGGTCAAGATCAAGGCGTTGGTTTCGATGGCGCTGGCCTTTTTGATGTTTCCTCTTGTCAGAAGGGATATGACTCCTTATCAAGGGGCATTTTCCTCGTGGCTGATCGGTCTTTTTTCAGAGTTTGCAACAGGTATTGCCATTGGATTTTCGGCGTATCTGATCTTTTCGGCGGTGGCCCTTGCGGGAGAAATGGCCGGGGTCCAGGTGGGTTTTGGAATCGTTGATGTGATCAATCCCCTTGGTCTTGCCGAGGTTCCCCTTCTCGGGACATTTCAGAACAGTGTTGCGTTTCTGGTTTTTCTGGCGACAAATGCCCAATACGCGATGATCTGGGGATTGGCCGAATCCTTTCGATGGGTTCCTCTGGGAGGAGGCAACTTCGGGCCTTTCTTTTTCGAGGGATACCTTTCCCTTTTTGGCCGATTCGTGGAATTGGGATTTGTTCTGGCTTCCCCCTTTCTGGTGGGGGGAATTGTTCTGAATCTGGTGATGGGTTTCCTGTCGAAAATGATGCCGCAACTAAATTTGTTGACATTGGGTTTCCCGCTCCTCCTTCTGGGGGGGCTTGTCCTTTTTATGGCATCTTTGCCTTTTTTTGGGAGCGTTGTGGAACATGCCTTTTCCAGAATGGAATCGAATCTTCCTGATCTCCTGAAGCTTTTGGGTTCCCATGGCTGA
- the flhB gene encoding flagellar biosynthesis protein FlhB, with the protein MAEQDFQEKEEEPTQKRLEKAREEGQVAKSREVGIFFFLLASMAFLSFSGERLLLGLKGQMAGFFTASAHPFITPDSITKILGSAIVSSFRVGLPVWLLFLGAGVLATLIQGGISWSPKALALKWDRISPAKGFGRIFSSQSAGELVKHILKIAIVMGVTFWFLRSDWEGLPALGGTGVHRVISSLSMMIRDVLVRLLPIFLILAILDYGWQKFFLLRKLRMSRAEVKEEFKESEGDPQVRQRIRSIQRAMARRRMMAKVKKATVVITNPTHFAIAILYDMDTMAAPVVVAKGQDEIALNMRRVAKEAGVPVIENPPLARTLYAACPVDREIPFVFYQAVAQVLSVLYEKGTLSGVKHG; encoded by the coding sequence ATGGCTGAACAGGACTTTCAGGAGAAAGAAGAAGAACCCACTCAAAAGCGCCTTGAAAAGGCGCGTGAGGAAGGTCAGGTTGCCAAAAGCCGCGAAGTGGGGATCTTTTTCTTTCTTCTGGCCTCAATGGCTTTCCTCTCCTTCTCCGGAGAGAGGCTGCTTTTGGGGTTGAAAGGACAGATGGCAGGTTTCTTTACCGCTTCAGCCCATCCGTTCATTACGCCTGATTCCATTACGAAGATTCTTGGGTCGGCCATTGTCTCCTCTTTTCGCGTCGGACTTCCTGTCTGGCTTCTGTTTTTGGGGGCAGGGGTCCTGGCAACCCTGATTCAGGGAGGCATTTCCTGGTCCCCCAAGGCATTGGCTTTAAAATGGGACCGGATCTCTCCGGCGAAGGGGTTTGGAAGGATCTTTTCCTCCCAGTCGGCAGGAGAACTTGTCAAACACATTCTCAAGATCGCAATCGTCATGGGGGTGACGTTCTGGTTTTTGAGAAGTGACTGGGAGGGGTTGCCTGCTCTTGGGGGAACAGGAGTCCACCGGGTGATCTCAAGCCTTTCAATGATGATCAGGGATGTCCTTGTCAGGCTTTTGCCCATTTTTCTGATTCTGGCCATTCTGGATTACGGCTGGCAGAAATTTTTCCTTCTCCGGAAACTCCGGATGTCCAGGGCAGAGGTCAAGGAAGAATTCAAGGAAAGTGAGGGAGATCCTCAGGTCCGTCAGAGAATTCGGTCCATTCAGAGAGCGATGGCAAGACGGAGGATGATGGCCAAGGTCAAAAAGGCTACGGTGGTGATCACCAACCCCACTCATTTCGCCATCGCGATTCTCTATGACATGGATACGATGGCGGCTCCGGTGGTGGTTGCGAAGGGTCAGGATGAAATCGCCCTGAACATGAGAAGGGTGGCGAAGGAAGCGGGGGTTCCCGTGATTGAAAATCCTCCTCTGGCCCGGACTCTTTATGCAGCATGTCCGGTTGACAGGGAGATTCCGTTTGTCTTTTACCAGGCGGTTGCCCAAGTGTTGTCGGTTTTGTATGAAAAAGGAACATTGTCAGGAGTGAAACATGGCTGA
- the flhA gene encoding flagellar biosynthesis protein FlhA, whose amino-acid sequence MAEQVDRPVKPMASGNSSDFFVIVGVVGILSIMIVPLPPFLLDFLLAGSISFSLIILLVAMTTRNLLEFSIFPTILLLSTLFRLSLNVASTRLILLHGQDGTEAAGHVIESFGHFVVGGSYAVGLVLFVIFVVINFMVVTRGAGRIAEVAARFTLDALPGKQMAIDADLNSGSIKEEEARKRRKELSRESEFFGAMDGASKFVRGDAIAAIMILLVNILGGLLIGLLMNGLSLSDALQFYTTLTIGEGLVAQIPALIVSVAAGIVVTRAGTGNDLGVEIRDQVFHRSRAMAGTSGILLFLSVVPGLPHLAFLALGSTIGLMAYSQISGKKKQEEKRIESEKTQVKPPAPENIESYLSLDLLELNVGYGLVPLVEGGEGADLTDRIRGIRRQLAGELGIIVPPIHIRDNLQLKPNEYLILLKGNPVGRWELKNGSLLAMNAGGDSGSLDGVPVKEPTFGLDAVWIDSDKREMAESLGFTVVDPVTVLSTHVTEIIRSHSADLVGRQEVGRLLEALSQDYPKLVEDLIPGQISLGVLVSVLHGLLSERVSIRDLRTILESLADQVSSGRDAKDVTSLTEGVRQSLGRSIVNPYLSGKLRNLQIVSFDRGWEEVILKQAAHSGAAGLVLEPSLAQKLLSSLGSVLESQGRRGLQSVLMVAPQARVGLKRLLERYFPSLAVISPLEVPSDIPIVSSDVIRYQEV is encoded by the coding sequence ATGGCTGAACAAGTCGACCGGCCGGTCAAGCCAATGGCTTCCGGTAACTCTTCCGATTTTTTCGTGATCGTTGGCGTTGTTGGAATTCTTTCGATCATGATCGTTCCCCTACCACCCTTTCTTCTGGATTTTCTCCTGGCAGGAAGCATCTCGTTTTCACTGATCATCCTGCTGGTTGCGATGACCACCAGAAACCTTCTGGAATTCAGTATTTTTCCGACCATTTTATTGTTGTCGACCCTTTTCCGGCTTTCGCTCAATGTAGCCTCGACGAGGCTGATTCTTCTCCATGGGCAAGACGGGACCGAAGCGGCAGGACATGTGATCGAGTCATTTGGCCACTTTGTCGTCGGAGGATCTTATGCAGTCGGTCTCGTCCTTTTTGTGATCTTTGTAGTGATCAACTTCATGGTGGTCACCCGGGGTGCCGGGCGTATCGCTGAGGTCGCCGCTCGATTTACTCTCGACGCACTTCCCGGAAAACAGATGGCCATTGATGCCGATCTGAACTCCGGATCGATCAAGGAGGAAGAGGCCAGGAAGAGGCGAAAGGAGCTTTCCAGGGAATCAGAGTTTTTTGGAGCGATGGATGGAGCTTCCAAGTTCGTTCGCGGAGATGCTATCGCGGCGATCATGATTCTCCTTGTCAATATTCTCGGAGGGTTGCTCATCGGTCTTTTGATGAATGGTCTTTCTCTTTCCGATGCCTTGCAATTCTATACGACGCTCACGATTGGAGAAGGGCTTGTCGCACAGATCCCCGCCCTGATTGTGTCGGTTGCGGCCGGTATTGTGGTGACCAGGGCCGGTACCGGAAATGACCTGGGAGTCGAGATCAGGGATCAGGTGTTTCACAGGAGCCGGGCAATGGCCGGAACATCCGGGATTCTCCTTTTTCTGTCAGTCGTTCCGGGTCTTCCCCATCTGGCCTTTCTGGCTCTTGGTTCGACTATCGGACTGATGGCCTATAGCCAGATCAGCGGAAAGAAAAAGCAGGAGGAAAAACGGATTGAATCGGAGAAGACCCAGGTCAAGCCTCCTGCACCGGAAAATATTGAAAGCTACCTTTCCCTTGATTTACTGGAGCTCAATGTTGGGTATGGACTCGTTCCCTTGGTCGAAGGAGGGGAGGGGGCTGATCTCACGGACCGGATCCGGGGGATCCGGCGTCAGCTGGCGGGAGAGCTTGGGATTATTGTTCCCCCTATTCATATTCGCGACAACCTTCAGCTTAAGCCCAATGAATACCTGATTCTGCTCAAGGGAAATCCGGTCGGTCGCTGGGAGCTGAAAAATGGATCTCTTCTGGCCATGAATGCGGGAGGAGATTCAGGCAGTCTCGATGGGGTTCCGGTCAAGGAGCCGACCTTTGGCCTTGACGCGGTGTGGATTGATTCGGACAAGAGGGAGATGGCGGAAAGCCTCGGCTTTACGGTTGTCGATCCTGTGACGGTTCTGTCTACTCACGTGACGGAAATCATACGAAGCCATAGTGCGGATCTTGTCGGGAGACAGGAAGTGGGGCGCCTGCTTGAGGCCTTGTCCCAAGACTACCCCAAGCTTGTGGAGGATCTGATACCGGGGCAAATTTCTCTGGGTGTGCTGGTTTCGGTACTTCATGGGCTGTTGTCCGAAAGGGTTTCGATCAGGGATTTGAGGACCATACTGGAGTCGCTTGCCGATCAGGTTTCCTCCGGTCGGGATGCCAAGGATGTGACATCTCTGACAGAAGGAGTCCGGCAGTCTCTTGGACGATCAATTGTCAATCCCTACCTGTCCGGCAAACTCAGAAATCTTCAGATCGTGAGCTTTGACAGGGGATGGGAAGAGGTGATCCTGAAACAGGCGGCTCATTCCGGAGCGGCAGGGCTTGTTCTTGAGCCATCCTTGGCACAGAAGTTGCTGTCAAGTCTGGGGAGCGTTCTTGAGAGCCAGGGTCGGCGTGGTCTCCAATCTGTCCTGATGGTTGCTCCCCAGGCCAGAGTTGGGCTCAAGAGGCTTCTGGAAAGATATTTCCCTTCTCTTGCGGTTATTTCACCACTTGAGGTACCGTCGGATATCCCGATCGTGTCCTCGGATGTTATTCGTTACCAGGAGGTCTAG
- a CDS encoding flagellar biosynthesis protein FlhF — protein MLIRTFEGQDMSEVLRKVKRELGSEAVILDSREGRTATRGRTSGVVVTAGLPEMDPPWMNDVRHSGKSPASPDPVEDERTSLRREVESLRLALHRMEEEWGTGTRETVQSLARQVEALISEGARNVPDQPVNESVDSLALAREILLRQGIAPEDGQALLEALSDLTLNVGEIGDEERIGSLLQFLVARNIRTSGSFLDRIRHNNPVVCVFAGPSGVGKTTTIAKLAAGFTIRHGKKVLLVNLDTYRIGALEQLRIYGDLMGLPVEVASTPERLVSIIRDARDRELYDVILVDSAGGLSGDDTRIHPFVSALLLEDLNLSVSLVLSASHKTKDIEKSILLYQCLAPNNMILTKLDETESLGSLYPILSRAPLPVSYVTMGQRVPDDIDVAHSGRLSQWIIGGFR, from the coding sequence ATGCTCATTCGCACATTCGAGGGCCAGGATATGAGTGAGGTTCTCCGGAAAGTGAAGAGGGAACTTGGTTCGGAAGCGGTTATTCTGGATTCCAGGGAAGGAAGGACCGCGACTCGTGGAAGAACCTCCGGTGTTGTTGTGACAGCGGGGCTTCCAGAGATGGATCCCCCCTGGATGAATGATGTCCGGCATTCTGGAAAAAGTCCCGCTTCTCCGGATCCGGTTGAAGATGAACGGACCTCCCTCCGGAGGGAGGTCGAGTCCCTTCGGCTGGCGCTTCATCGTATGGAAGAAGAGTGGGGAACGGGGACAAGGGAAACGGTCCAGTCTCTTGCCAGACAGGTCGAGGCTCTGATCTCCGAAGGAGCCAGGAATGTTCCGGATCAGCCGGTGAATGAATCGGTTGATTCCCTCGCGCTGGCTCGAGAGATTCTTCTCCGTCAGGGGATCGCTCCGGAAGACGGGCAGGCCCTTCTTGAAGCGCTTTCCGATCTGACCCTGAATGTGGGAGAGATCGGGGACGAGGAGCGCATCGGTTCTCTTTTGCAATTTCTGGTCGCAAGAAATATCCGCACGTCAGGATCTTTTCTGGACCGCATCCGCCACAATAATCCGGTCGTCTGTGTTTTTGCAGGTCCATCCGGAGTGGGCAAGACAACGACAATCGCAAAACTTGCGGCAGGATTTACCATACGACACGGGAAAAAAGTTCTTCTCGTAAACCTCGATACTTACCGGATAGGAGCCCTTGAGCAACTGAGAATCTATGGCGACCTGATGGGGCTTCCGGTGGAGGTCGCATCGACTCCCGAGCGTCTGGTCTCCATCATTCGGGATGCGAGGGACAGGGAACTGTACGATGTGATCCTGGTGGACTCAGCAGGTGGTCTTTCCGGTGATGACACAAGAATCCATCCGTTTGTATCGGCCCTTCTACTGGAAGATCTGAACCTTTCTGTCTCTCTTGTCCTGTCTGCCTCCCACAAGACAAAAGATATCGAAAAATCCATTTTGCTCTACCAGTGTCTGGCTCCAAACAACATGATACTGACCAAGCTCGACGAGACCGAGTCCCTTGGATCGCTCTACCCCATTCTATCCAGGGCACCACTTCCTGTATCCTATGTGACGATGGGGCAGCGTGTTCCCGATGATATCGATGTTGCCCATTCAGGTCGCTTGTCCCAGTGGATTATTGGAGGATTCAGATAG
- a CDS encoding MinD/ParA family protein, with protein sequence MADQAEGLRHPGAPEGPPQRKGPPPRILAITSGKGGVGKTNVAANLAYVLADTFKKRVLIFDADLGLGNMDILFNLHPVFTLKDFISGSAELSQIMIEAPAGIRIIPAASGVESLTQLSPEEHLRLISAFDQIDESVDILLIDTGAGISENVLTFNLASQETMIVVTPEPTSRTDAFALMKVLNRRQSGKPFLFLANMVRDRKEALELFDLVSRVADRFIPGLNLSFGGYLPIDPSVTQAVRNQRALAEMLPGTPFALGMRQVARDFLSRPPREGVRASIGLLMKRLLER encoded by the coding sequence ATGGCAGACCAAGCCGAAGGCTTGAGACATCCGGGAGCTCCGGAAGGACCTCCCCAGAGGAAAGGTCCCCCTCCCCGGATCCTTGCGATTACGAGCGGAAAAGGTGGAGTCGGAAAAACCAATGTTGCGGCCAATCTCGCATATGTTCTTGCCGATACGTTCAAGAAACGGGTTCTGATTTTTGATGCGGATCTTGGACTTGGAAACATGGATATCCTATTCAACCTTCATCCTGTTTTTACCCTGAAGGACTTTATTTCCGGTTCTGCGGAGCTTTCACAGATCATGATCGAGGCGCCAGCAGGTATCAGAATTATTCCGGCAGCCTCCGGAGTGGAGTCCCTGACTCAACTTTCACCCGAAGAACACCTCAGGCTGATTTCGGCCTTTGACCAGATCGATGAATCGGTGGATATCCTGTTGATCGATACCGGTGCCGGGATTTCCGAGAATGTCCTGACCTTCAATCTGGCCAGTCAGGAAACAATGATTGTGGTGACTCCAGAGCCAACGAGTCGCACAGACGCCTTTGCCCTGATGAAGGTGCTGAACCGGAGACAGTCGGGAAAACCTTTTCTCTTTCTGGCCAATATGGTCAGGGACAGGAAGGAGGCCCTTGAGCTTTTTGATCTGGTATCAAGGGTTGCCGACCGTTTTATTCCGGGCCTGAATCTTTCGTTCGGAGGTTACCTTCCGATTGATCCTTCCGTGACACAGGCTGTTCGCAATCAGAGGGCATTGGCGGAGATGCTTCCCGGAACTCCTTTTGCCTTGGGAATGCGACAGGTTGCGAGGGATTTCCTTTCAAGGCCGCCGCGTGAAGGAGTGAGGGCAAGTATCGGTCTTCTGATGAAGCGTCTTCTGGAGCGCTAG
- a CDS encoding sigma-70 family RNA polymerase sigma factor has translation MMELDEASLKEFAVTIKFFAMRYAHRLPPEIDVDDLVSVGMTGLIDAAKRFDPSRGIKFKTMAEHRIRGAMLDEIRSADWVPRSVREKASAVHAVRETLRATLLREPSDSEMAKALSLPLDEYLTLENEIEPHHLYSIEDLFEMEDGSGSSILDRLVVPGEADPLSEFLKSEESTLLEKALDALPEKQRLVLSLYYYDELSMKEVAAVLEVSESRVSQIHTLAIKNLKKALLSSGHKEG, from the coding sequence ATGATGGAACTTGATGAGGCCAGCCTGAAAGAGTTTGCTGTAACCATAAAATTTTTTGCGATGAGATATGCCCATCGTCTTCCGCCGGAAATCGATGTGGATGATCTTGTCAGTGTCGGGATGACAGGACTGATCGATGCGGCGAAACGATTTGATCCTTCAAGGGGGATCAAGTTCAAGACCATGGCTGAGCATCGGATCAGGGGTGCGATGCTTGACGAGATCCGTTCGGCCGACTGGGTGCCACGATCCGTCAGGGAGAAAGCTTCAGCCGTTCATGCCGTGCGGGAGACTTTGCGTGCAACCCTCCTGAGGGAGCCCAGTGACAGCGAGATGGCGAAAGCACTTTCCTTGCCTCTCGATGAGTATCTGACACTCGAAAATGAAATCGAACCTCATCATCTTTATTCGATTGAAGATCTGTTCGAGATGGAGGATGGTTCAGGATCGTCCATATTGGATCGTCTGGTGGTTCCGGGGGAGGCCGATCCGCTTTCGGAGTTTCTGAAGAGTGAAGAGTCGACCCTTCTTGAAAAGGCTCTGGATGCCCTTCCGGAAAAGCAAAGACTGGTCCTGTCCTTGTATTACTATGATGAGCTTTCCATGAAAGAGGTTGCTGCGGTTCTTGAGGTGAGTGAATCCAGAGTTTCCCAGATCCATACCCTCGCGATCAAGAATTTGAAAAAAGCGCTTCTCTCTTCCGGTCATAAAGAGGGCTGA
- a CDS encoding chemotaxis response regulator CheY has translation MDFKMKVLVVDDFSTMRRIVKNTLRQIGFVNIEEAEDGQKAYDRLVSEKFDFVVSDWNMPNMTGIDLLRKVRATPSIKSIPFLMVTAEAKQENVVEAIKAGVSNYIVKPFTVGTLQEKVAKIFKE, from the coding sequence ATGGATTTTAAAATGAAAGTGCTGGTTGTTGACGATTTTTCGACGATGCGCAGAATCGTGAAAAACACTCTTCGTCAGATCGGATTCGTCAATATCGAGGAGGCCGAGGATGGGCAAAAGGCTTATGACAGACTTGTTTCTGAAAAATTTGATTTTGTTGTTTCAGACTGGAACATGCCGAATATGACCGGAATCGATCTCCTCAGGAAGGTAAGGGCAACTCCCTCCATCAAAAGCATCCCGTTTTTGATGGTGACAGCCGAAGCCAAGCAGGAAAATGTTGTTGAGGCAATCAAGGCTGGTGTTTCAAATTATATCGTCAAGCCTTTCACTGTGGGGACCCTTCAGGAAAAGGTTGCAAAGATTTTCAAGGAATAA